The following DNA comes from Halobacillus litoralis.
ACCTACGATGTGGAGCGTGATTTAGGGGAGAATCCATTGATTTGGATGCCGTCTGGCGTAGAAGAAAGAGATGTAAACGCATAGAAACATGAATGAGGCCACTACACTATGTTGTAGGGGCCTTTTTTATGAAGATTTTATAATATTATGGAAGTGAATATTTGTTATTACTTGTGTCACATCTGTCTTAGAGGCGAAAATTCTAAACGCCACTTTCGCTTTTTCGCCGCTCCCTCACCCAATGTACGAGTTTATCCATTTCATTCCACGCCGTTTCCCACTGCTTTAACTCTTCTTTCAGTTTTTCGTTCGCCTCATTCAGCTGCTTGAGTTTTGATTCCAGGTTTTCTTTGCCTTGCGCTTCAAACTGTTTGATTTTCATTTCTTTTAAAAATGAAATAGCAGCATCCAGGGACATAGGGGTATCATCAGAAGTCGGCGGGGGTGTATATAGGGTGCGTGTGGCTTTTCTGCTATTTTTCGCTTCTTGAATCTCTTTCTGATATTCTTTTCTGACTGTAGCATTCCACCTGAATCCACATGCAGCCGGAGTGCGTTGCAGCTTGTCGGCGACTTCCTGGAAGGCTTCCAGCTGCGTTTTTCCTTCTCTAATATATTTCAGTACCGTCTTAGCCAGTAAAACGTCCTCTTCTTCCTTCCAGGCATCCTGTCTTGGGGCATCCATAGCATCCCTCCTCTATCGTTTGCTTATAGTTATGCGGGAAGGATGATTGATAGAATCGTATTTATGATCTTTTTCTCATCTGAGCGAAGTTACGTACCGCCGTTTTGTGTTCTTCCGACTCCCAAAGCTGCGAGCATGCATAGACCTCCTGATCCATCCGTTCGGACAAACCCTCTGTATGAATATGTGTCAAGTATTGCTGCTTGAAGACTTCCATCTGCTTTAATGTCTTATTTAAAAAGGAGGAAAATAAAACATTTTCAGCTTTTGAGTTGTCAGTAATCATCTTATGTAACCAACCGATTCGATAGACTTGCTCTGTTTGATACATTTCAGCATCCATTAACCAGTGTGCCGCAAAATCTGCTTTGATTCTTTGGTATAAAAGGGCGCCTCCACCCCAGCCCGGGGTTATCCCTAAATTGCCTTGAACAAATCCAAAAGAAGACGATTCCACGCCATACCTGAAATCACATGCCGTTGCTATTTCACATCCACCGCCGCGGGCCTGTCCATTCATCAGTGCGATTGTCGGTACAGGAAAAGTAGCCAACTCATATAAAGCCTGTTTCATCGGATGCAAGAGTTGATAGGCATCCTCGGCTGACATTTCGCCATGAAGCTCGTTTAAATCACCACCAGAACAAAAGGCACGCTCCCCCGCTCCTGTGACCACCAGGAACTTCACACCTCCATTTTGTTTCAAATCGACGATGGCCTGATAAAACTCTTGTGTCATCTGCTTTGTGATCGCATTCATTTTATGCGGTCGATTCAAAGTCAACACAACATATCCTTCTTGTTTCTTTTCTACTAACACTTGTGACATTTTCATCCACCATCCTTTACTAATAATGTATCAAAAAACAACTCATTGTGCGTTCATCATTAAAAGTTCCTCACCTTCCTACAATAAGAGATGAGAAACAGAATGACAGTGCGAAGTGCCGTTACGCCTGAGCTATTGTCTTTTATTTTGATGACCAGCCCACCTGAAATGCATATACATACCTTCTTTGAGACAAAAAAAAGAGACTGACCGAAGTCAGGCTCTCTTTTGAAGAACTAGTTGTTCACCACTTGTTTTCCATTATATTGTCCACAAGATTTGCAAACATGGTGGGGTTTTGAGTACTCACCACAGTTATCGCATTTTACCATACCAGGGGCATGTAGTTTCTTGTGAGTACGACGTTGGTTTTTAACTTTTTTAGACGTTTTACGCTTAGGTACTGCCATGTTGTACACCTCCTTTAATTTACGATTCTGAGAACCATGAAGATTTTCTTAGTCGTTCTCTTCTTCATCTAATAATGATTGCAGTTTAGCCATTCGAGGATCCACTTTCTTTTCCTCAGGTTCCTCTGTAACCACCTGCCAGCCTTTCCCTTCATGGGGGGCTGCTTCATGAGCCTCATCATCTTCGGAAAATACGCGAGTCGGAATCTCCAACTGTACATTTTCCTTGATATAAGGCGTTAAGTCAAGCACTTCTCCATTCACGGAATGAACTTCAGAGTCATCTTCTTCTGTATGGTAAGGTGACAGATTGAATACCTCTAGAGCATCAATGTGAAATGGATAAGTCACATCGACTAACGTCCGGGCACAAGGCAACACCATTTCTCCATCAATCGAAAAAGTTACCGTTATATCATTTCCTCGTGTAATTGCTTGACCTTCGACATGAACAGGGGAAATCCTGCGAATGTCATTGTTCAATTGTTCTAATTCGCGAATATCTACATCTTCCTCAAATACGAACGGTTCCTCGCCCGTTTGTTTGAGCTTTTGTAGAGGAAATTTCATAGTTATCACCTCATGGCAACAAGAGTTATTGTAAAAGGATTCAGCTGATTTGTCAACATTTTTTCTTTACAGCTATTCTCTTTTTGATGCCGGATTTAATTAAAATAACACATTTCAGCTGGAAGAAGCGAATTTTTCCTTCTTCCATGATAAAATAAACCAAACACTTGTTCAATAGAAAAGAAACGATCTAGGAGGATTTCTATGAAATCATGCGGTGTGGTTGTCGAGTACAACCCCTTTCATAATGGACATCTTTATCATCTGGAAAAATCCAAAAAACATACAGAGGCCGACTGTATGATAGCCATCATGAGCGGAAATTTTCTGCAGCGGGGCGAACCTGCCATTATCGATAAGTGGCACAGGACGGAGGCAGCGCTGAAAGGGGGCGCAGATCTTGTTCTTGAACTCCCTTTTCTTTTTGCCGTCCAACATAGCGACTACTTCAGTCAAGGGGCAGTGGCTACTTTAGCGGCCATTGGTGTCGAGTCCCTTTGCTTCGGTAGTGAAAACGGCAAAATAGAGGCCTTTACGAAAGCGTACTCACATATGAAAAACAACAAAGAAGATTATGATGTCACCGTGAGAAAATACTTGAATGAGGGATACTCTTTTCCTGAAGCTTCACGCCTGGGCTACGAAGCAGTTGAATTCCCCACAAACACCATCGACTTATCTCAGCCGAATAATATTCTTGGCTACAGCTATGTAAAACAAATCCTTACCCATGCACCTCAGATGGAACCTTTGACGATTCAAAGAAAAAACAACCATTATCACGAAGATACAATTTCAGGATCGATAGCCAGCGCCACAAGCATTCGCAAAGAATTATTGAAACAACGCACCCTGACCTCCCAGGCGACTCAATCTATACCGAATGATACTGCCGAACGACTGACCGCGTACAAAGGAAAAACATCCATATGGCACGACTGGGAAGCATATTTCGACCTTCTTCAGTACAAAATCTTGACCATGGACGAAAGTACGCTGCGGTGCTTCCATGGGGTTGATGAAGGATTAGAATACCGCATGAAACGCACTATGAAAGAATCGACTTCCTTCAACGGATTCATGAACGCGTTGAAAACCAAGCGTTATACATGGACAAGATTGCAACGTACTCTTGCCCATATCCTGGTCGGCACTGACAAAGAGGAAGTAAGACAAGGTCTGCGAGAAAATCCTGTACCCTATGCCCGGGTCCTCGGCATGACAGCCCGAGGGAAAGAATATTTACGCGCAGCAAAAAAACAAACAGATATCCCTTTGATCACCCAGCCCCAGCAATTGGAGCATCCGATGCTTGATCTAGAAGAGCGGGCTTCTGCTGCCTACTACAGTGTTTTAAGCCCTGAATTAAGGGTTGAACGGATGAAAAGGGAATACGGAGCTCCTGTCATCTTGTAAGCTTTTTATGACTTTATAAAAGAAAACGGAGCTGGGACAAAACACTAACTGCCACAGAAAAAACGAACAATAGGTGGGATGGATCAAATGGAGCGTAGGTAACAGTCGTAGACGCCCTCCGGGAACAGCACGAGCAGAGGAATACGCCGGAAAGCCGTCTTTGCTTTCTGAGGGGGCTGAGGCCGTGCCCGCGGCAAGCACCCACCGACAAGCGATCCGTGAGAAGCAACAACAAACTTTAACAACTCCTCTAGATTGAAAAGTGTTATTCAGTGGCCTCAAGTATGTTGCCGGAGCGGCGTATGCATTTATGGCTCCATTAAGAAAACCCGAACGAAATTCGTTCGGGTTTTCCAGCGAAAAAATTCTTTTGTCCCAGCCATGTTCTCGTTCAGGCCTTTTTCGCTTCCAATTCTTTAAGATAGTCAATCGCATCCTGGAAAGAATCTACAGGAACAACTTTCATATCTGTCCCTATATCTTCAGCAGTTTCTTTGGCAACTTCATAATTAGAACCTTCCCGTCCTTCTTCATTAGGAGCGAAAAATATTTGAGCACCGTGATTCGAAGCAGCGACGACTTTCTTATCAATGCCGCCGATCCGACCTACTTGCCCTTCATAATTCACTTCACCGGTCCCTGCGATCTCGTAGCCTTTGGTGATATCTTCCTCAGTCAATTGATCATAAATTTCTAGTGAGAACATCAAACCTGCACTAGGGCCACCGATTTCACCACTTTTCACTTTCACTTTCGGACTCACTTTGACGGAACGATCCGTGACCAGCGAAATACCGACGCCCACTTTTTCGGGATTGTCAGGAAATGCAGCAAGTTCAATATCTTTTTCTATCGTTTCTTCCTCCCTGACAACCGTCAAGGTAACAGATGATCCTTCTTCCATGTCACTGACATAGTCGATAAGGTCGCTTGTCTGTTCAATTGTTTGTCCGTCCACTTTGGTAATCTGATCACCTGTTTCAAGCACATCCGCAGCGGGCATCCCCTCAATTACATTCATGACGAAAACACCTTCATAATTAATTTCGATATCTTTGCCTGCCGCTTTATAGGCGACTACTTTTGAAGCTTCTTGAGAAGAATCCATCATTTGGAGCTGAGCATGAAAATACTCTTCTTCCGTTACACCTTC
Coding sequences within:
- a CDS encoding RsfA family transcriptional regulator, with product MDAPRQDAWKEEEDVLLAKTVLKYIREGKTQLEAFQEVADKLQRTPAACGFRWNATVRKEYQKEIQEAKNSRKATRTLYTPPPTSDDTPMSLDAAISFLKEMKIKQFEAQGKENLESKLKQLNEANEKLKEELKQWETAWNEMDKLVHWVRERRKSESGV
- a CDS encoding enoyl-CoA hydratase/isomerase family protein gives rise to the protein MSQVLVEKKQEGYVVLTLNRPHKMNAITKQMTQEFYQAIVDLKQNGGVKFLVVTGAGERAFCSGGDLNELHGEMSAEDAYQLLHPMKQALYELATFPVPTIALMNGQARGGGCEIATACDFRYGVESSSFGFVQGNLGITPGWGGGALLYQRIKADFAAHWLMDAEMYQTEQVYRIGWLHKMITDNSKAENVLFSSFLNKTLKQMEVFKQQYLTHIHTEGLSERMDQEVYACSQLWESEEHKTAVRNFAQMRKRS
- the rpmF gene encoding 50S ribosomal protein L32; its protein translation is MAVPKRKTSKKVKNQRRTHKKLHAPGMVKCDNCGEYSKPHHVCKSCGQYNGKQVVNN
- a CDS encoding YceD family protein; this encodes MKFPLQKLKQTGEEPFVFEEDVDIRELEQLNNDIRRISPVHVEGQAITRGNDITVTFSIDGEMVLPCARTLVDVTYPFHIDALEVFNLSPYHTEEDDSEVHSVNGEVLDLTPYIKENVQLEIPTRVFSEDDEAHEAAPHEGKGWQVVTEEPEEKKVDPRMAKLQSLLDEEEND
- a CDS encoding nucleotidyltransferase; its protein translation is MKSCGVVVEYNPFHNGHLYHLEKSKKHTEADCMIAIMSGNFLQRGEPAIIDKWHRTEAALKGGADLVLELPFLFAVQHSDYFSQGAVATLAAIGVESLCFGSENGKIEAFTKAYSHMKNNKEDYDVTVRKYLNEGYSFPEASRLGYEAVEFPTNTIDLSQPNNILGYSYVKQILTHAPQMEPLTIQRKNNHYHEDTISGSIASATSIRKELLKQRTLTSQATQSIPNDTAERLTAYKGKTSIWHDWEAYFDLLQYKILTMDESTLRCFHGVDEGLEYRMKRTMKESTSFNGFMNALKTKRYTWTRLQRTLAHILVGTDKEEVRQGLRENPVPYARVLGMTARGKEYLRAAKKQTDIPLITQPQQLEHPMLDLEERASAAYYSVLSPELRVERMKREYGAPVIL
- a CDS encoding SepM family pheromone-processing serine protease, producing the protein MKANRRLIITAIITIVIVAFLGAYQLPYYIYKPGTADPLNEIVEVSGGHQSEGEMHLVTVRGGQATPMQWILAQFRSYHQIYPLDQIRPEGVTEEEYFHAQLQMMDSSQEASKVVAYKAAGKDIEINYEGVFVMNVIEGMPAADVLETGDQITKVDGQTIEQTSDLIDYVSDMEEGSSVTLTVVREEETIEKDIELAAFPDNPEKVGVGISLVTDRSVKVSPKVKVKSGEIGGPSAGLMFSLEIYDQLTEEDITKGYEIAGTGEVNYEGQVGRIGGIDKKVVAASNHGAQIFFAPNEEGREGSNYEVAKETAEDIGTDMKVVPVDSFQDAIDYLKELEAKKA